A window of the Cicer arietinum cultivar CDC Frontier isolate Library 1 chromosome 6, Cicar.CDCFrontier_v2.0, whole genome shotgun sequence genome harbors these coding sequences:
- the LOC101499910 gene encoding WUSCHEL-related homeobox 9-like isoform X2, giving the protein MASSNKHWPSMFKKSSKTSNHLNWQHGINSSLLSTAFQRTPTSDAGAGDERSPEPKPRWNPKPEQIRILEAIFNSGMVNPPREEIRKIRAQLQEYGQVGDANVFYWFQNRKSRSKHKLRHLHNSKTNKNKNPESSNSSNSLPQITAPPSSSSSDKKANNEFSNIGFSNGVVVSNSPTTTTSVDQNQASGFFQTPFYNFPVENNNNDGMTTQGFYLPEFSNIIHHQDLPQQNVVPLVNDQIMIMNFANENRNGTSSSMKDQQGQDIQDPQLSFCDTSASSTEDPTLVPHIPITNAADVTVPPSITDQLQDGRAKCTVIINDVVFEVDVGPFNVREAFGDGAVLFDSTGHPILTDDWGVTLHSLHHGASYYLI; this is encoded by the exons ATGGCTTCCTCCAACAAACATTGGCCTAGCATGTTCAAGAAGTCGTCCAAGACGTCCAACCATCTCAATTGGCAGCATGGTATCAACTCATCTCTCCTCTCCACTGCTTTCCAAAGAACTCCTACTTCAG ATGCAGGAGCAGGTGACGAGAGAAGTCCAGAACCAAAACCAAGATGGAATCCAAAACCAGAACAAATTCGCATACTTGAAGCAATCTTCAACTCAGGCATGGTGAACCCTCCAAGAGAAGagataagaaaaataagggCACAACTACAAGAGTATGGCCAAGTTGGTGATGCCAATGTCTTTTACTGGTTCCAGAACCGTAAGTCAAGGAGCAAACACAAACTTCGACACCTCCACAATTCTAAAACCAATAAAAACAAGAATCCAGAATCTtcaaattcttcaaattctCTCCCTCAAATCACTGCACCACCTTCGTCTTCGTCTTCTGATAAGAAAGCCAACAATGAATTCTCCAATATTGGTTTTTCAAATGGTGTTGTGGTGTCTAATTCCCCTACAACTACAACCTCTGTGGATCAAAACCAAGCTAGTGGTTTTTTTCAGACACCATTTTATAATTTCCCTGTggagaataataataatgatggtATGACAACACAAGGGTTTTACTTACCTGAGTTTTCTAATATCATTCACCACCAGGATTTACCTCAACAGAATGTTGTGCCTTTGGTTAATGATCAGATCATGATCATGAACTTTGCAAATGAAAATCGAAATGGAACTTCTTCTTCGATGAAAGACCAGCAGGGTCAAGATATTCAAGACCCACAACTCAGTTTTTGTGACACTTCAGCTTCAAGTACTGAAGATCCAACTCTTGTTCCTCACATTCCCATTACTAATGCTGCAGATGTTACTGTTCCACCCTCCATTACAGATCAACTTCAAG ATGGTAGAGCAAAATGCACAGTCATCATAAACGACGTCGTATTCGAGGTTGATGTGGGGCCCTTTAACGTTCGTGAAGCCTTTGGTGATGGAGCTGTTCTCTTTGACTCCACCGGCCACCCTATTCTCACCGACGACTGGGGTGTCACCCTCCACTCACTCCACCATGGCGCATCTTATTATCTG aTTTAA
- the LOC101499910 gene encoding WUSCHEL-related homeobox 9-like isoform X1: MASSNKHWPSMFKKSSKTSNHLNWQHGINSSLLSTAFQRTPTSDAGAGDERSPEPKPRWNPKPEQIRILEAIFNSGMVNPPREEIRKIRAQLQEYGQVGDANVFYWFQNRKSRSKHKLRHLHNSKTNKNKNPESSNSSNSLPQITAPPSSSSSDKKANNEFSNIGFSNGVVVSNSPTTTTSVDQNQASGFFQTPFYNFPVENNNNDGMTTQGFYLPEFSNIIHHQDLPQQNVVPLVNDQIMIMNFANENRNGTSSSMKDQQGQDIQDPQLSFCDTSASSTEDPTLVPHIPITNAADVTVPPSITDQLQGVGEEADGRAKCTVIINDVVFEVDVGPFNVREAFGDGAVLFDSTGHPILTDDWGVTLHSLHHGASYYLI, encoded by the exons ATGGCTTCCTCCAACAAACATTGGCCTAGCATGTTCAAGAAGTCGTCCAAGACGTCCAACCATCTCAATTGGCAGCATGGTATCAACTCATCTCTCCTCTCCACTGCTTTCCAAAGAACTCCTACTTCAG ATGCAGGAGCAGGTGACGAGAGAAGTCCAGAACCAAAACCAAGATGGAATCCAAAACCAGAACAAATTCGCATACTTGAAGCAATCTTCAACTCAGGCATGGTGAACCCTCCAAGAGAAGagataagaaaaataagggCACAACTACAAGAGTATGGCCAAGTTGGTGATGCCAATGTCTTTTACTGGTTCCAGAACCGTAAGTCAAGGAGCAAACACAAACTTCGACACCTCCACAATTCTAAAACCAATAAAAACAAGAATCCAGAATCTtcaaattcttcaaattctCTCCCTCAAATCACTGCACCACCTTCGTCTTCGTCTTCTGATAAGAAAGCCAACAATGAATTCTCCAATATTGGTTTTTCAAATGGTGTTGTGGTGTCTAATTCCCCTACAACTACAACCTCTGTGGATCAAAACCAAGCTAGTGGTTTTTTTCAGACACCATTTTATAATTTCCCTGTggagaataataataatgatggtATGACAACACAAGGGTTTTACTTACCTGAGTTTTCTAATATCATTCACCACCAGGATTTACCTCAACAGAATGTTGTGCCTTTGGTTAATGATCAGATCATGATCATGAACTTTGCAAATGAAAATCGAAATGGAACTTCTTCTTCGATGAAAGACCAGCAGGGTCAAGATATTCAAGACCCACAACTCAGTTTTTGTGACACTTCAGCTTCAAGTACTGAAGATCCAACTCTTGTTCCTCACATTCCCATTACTAATGCTGCAGATGTTACTGTTCCACCCTCCATTACAGATCAACTTCAAG GTGTTGGTGAGGAGGCAGATGGTAGAGCAAAATGCACAGTCATCATAAACGACGTCGTATTCGAGGTTGATGTGGGGCCCTTTAACGTTCGTGAAGCCTTTGGTGATGGAGCTGTTCTCTTTGACTCCACCGGCCACCCTATTCTCACCGACGACTGGGGTGTCACCCTCCACTCACTCCACCATGGCGCATCTTATTATCTG aTTTAA